The proteins below come from a single Gordonia sp. X0973 genomic window:
- a CDS encoding MbtH family protein, with protein MTNPFDDEDGRFYVLVNDENQHSLWPTFAEIPAGWTKVFGEDSRQACLAYVEENWTDLRPKSLIEAMEADADSK; from the coding sequence ATGACCAACCCCTTCGACGACGAGGACGGCCGGTTCTACGTGCTGGTCAACGACGAAAACCAGCACTCGCTGTGGCCGACGTTCGCTGAGATCCCGGCCGGTTGGACCAAGGTCTTCGGCGAGGACAGTCGGCAGGCCTGCCTGGCTTACGTCGAGGAGAATTGGACCGATCTGCGGCCCAAGAGCCTGATCGAGGCGATGGAGGCCGACGCCGACTCGAAATGA